The following proteins are co-located in the Echinicola sp. 20G genome:
- the araA gene encoding L-arabinose isomerase — protein MKNLKENEVWFITGSQHLYGEETLRQVAEHAEIIAQELNNSPQIAVSTVFKPVVKTTEEIYAIVQEANQAPNCIGLVTWMHTFSPAKMWINGLKILQKPLLHLHTQYNQDIPWNSIDMDFMNLNQSAHGDREFGFMTARMKINRKVVVGHWKDEEVHQQIDVWARAASGWHDWQGAKFARFGDNMRYVAVTDGDKVEAELKFGFSVNTYAVGDLVEKINAVTDAQLKALVEEYEASYNLTADLKSGGAKRQSLLDAAKIEVGMRTFLEEGGFKGFSNTFEDLHGMKQLPGIATQRLMADGYGYAGEGDWKTAALVRAMKVIGSGLKGGNAFMEDYTYHFDPKNSLVLGSHMLEVDPTLAAGKPSCEVHPLGIGGKEDPVRLVFNGIDGAGLNASIVDMGNRFRLIVNDVEGVAPLKDLPKLPVARVMWKPLPDMKTGCAAWILAGGAHHTCFSQSLTSEHLNDFATMAGIESVNIDKDTTIRGIQNELKWSDSYYLLNEK, from the coding sequence ATGAAAAATTTAAAAGAAAACGAGGTTTGGTTTATCACCGGGAGCCAGCACCTTTATGGAGAAGAAACACTCCGTCAGGTGGCTGAGCATGCTGAAATCATTGCTCAAGAACTCAACAATTCACCCCAAATTGCCGTAAGCACGGTATTTAAACCTGTCGTAAAAACAACAGAAGAAATATATGCCATTGTACAGGAAGCCAATCAAGCGCCAAACTGCATTGGCCTGGTAACATGGATGCATACTTTTTCTCCCGCTAAAATGTGGATCAATGGTTTAAAAATCCTTCAAAAACCATTATTACACCTTCATACACAATACAATCAGGATATTCCATGGAACTCCATCGATATGGATTTCATGAACCTGAACCAAAGTGCCCATGGTGACCGTGAGTTCGGCTTTATGACCGCTCGCATGAAGATCAACCGAAAGGTAGTTGTAGGACACTGGAAAGATGAAGAGGTTCACCAACAAATAGATGTATGGGCAAGGGCTGCCAGTGGTTGGCATGATTGGCAAGGTGCTAAATTTGCCCGGTTTGGGGACAACATGCGCTATGTGGCAGTAACAGATGGTGACAAAGTAGAGGCCGAGCTGAAATTTGGTTTCTCCGTCAACACCTATGCAGTGGGTGATTTGGTTGAAAAGATTAACGCAGTCACTGATGCTCAATTGAAAGCACTAGTTGAAGAATATGAAGCCAGCTACAACCTCACTGCTGACCTCAAGTCCGGTGGAGCCAAAAGACAATCACTTTTGGACGCTGCTAAAATTGAAGTTGGTATGAGAACCTTTCTGGAAGAAGGTGGATTTAAAGGCTTCTCCAACACCTTTGAGGATCTTCATGGCATGAAGCAACTGCCTGGTATTGCAACCCAACGTTTGATGGCTGACGGTTATGGCTATGCAGGAGAAGGAGATTGGAAAACAGCCGCTTTGGTGAGGGCCATGAAAGTAATAGGCAGTGGCCTAAAAGGTGGAAATGCCTTTATGGAAGATTACACTTATCATTTTGATCCAAAAAACAGTTTGGTATTGGGATCACATATGTTGGAGGTAGATCCTACCTTAGCTGCAGGCAAACCATCCTGCGAAGTACATCCTTTAGGAATTGGTGGCAAAGAAGACCCGGTAAGGTTGGTATTTAATGGCATAGATGGAGCAGGATTAAATGCTTCCATCGTGGACATGGGCAACCGCTTCAGGTTGATTGTAAATGATGTAGAAGGAGTTGCTCCTCTTAAAGACCTTCCTAAACTTCCTGTGGCAAGAGTGATGTGGAAGCCACTACCTGATATGAAAACTGGCTGTGCTGCATGGATCTTGGCAGGAGGAGCCCACCATACTTGTTTCAGTCAAAGTTTGACTTCAGAACATCTCAATGATTTTGCCACCATGGCAGGTATAGAAAGTGTAAACATTGACAAAGATACCACCATCAGGGGCATCCAAAATGAGCTAAAATGGAGTGATTCCTATTATCTATTAAATGAAAAATAA
- a CDS encoding sodium/sugar symporter encodes MTAGFSTLDYVIFILYAIAIVSVGLWVSRSKKGLEKTAQEYFLADKSLTWWAVGASLIAANISAEHFIGTSGSGFAIGLGISAYEWIAGIALIIVAKYFLPIFLQHGVYTMPQFLSERFNKGVSTAFAVFWLLVYVFVNLTSVSYLGALALDKIMGIPLQYGIIGLLIFSGIYSIYGGLEAVAWTDVVQVVILVAGGLITTFLALDAVGMGDGVIAGIGNLYRDAKDHFVMIMPQGRVMVPDGVGGSRDAFQDLPGLAVILGGMWLTNLGYWGFNQYIIQKGLAAKSIDEAKKGLLFAGYLKLLMPIIVVIPGIAAYVLINDYTPEQLSTILNLPIEHIGTIQKSDEAYPWLLRNFIPNGIRGLAFAALAAAIVSSLASMINSTSTIFTMDIYKVYFKPKANNHELVRTGRIVAVVALLIAMLVAPQLASLDQVFQYIQEYTGYIYPGVVVVFGMGLLWRQATANAALWTAIATIPAGIVFKVFYPEMPFILRMGYVFIILCFIASLISFSEKKSFINPDHKSGKQAAKTVASSYFFIILGIVCAAIGFGLFNSYAYLGIEAIFMLAVLFVMLGVILYTNVKMETADPKSFNVDPALFKTTTPFNLGAAGITLIVGLLYYFFWM; translated from the coding sequence ATGACTGCAGGTTTTTCTACTTTAGATTATGTTATTTTCATACTCTACGCCATAGCCATTGTTTCTGTAGGCTTATGGGTTTCCAGATCAAAAAAAGGTTTGGAAAAAACAGCTCAGGAATACTTTCTGGCTGACAAATCACTCACTTGGTGGGCCGTGGGCGCCTCGCTTATCGCAGCCAACATTTCCGCAGAACATTTCATCGGCACTTCGGGTTCGGGCTTTGCCATTGGCCTTGGAATATCAGCCTATGAATGGATAGCTGGTATTGCACTCATTATCGTTGCCAAATACTTCCTCCCTATCTTCCTTCAGCATGGGGTTTACACCATGCCTCAGTTTCTGAGCGAAAGATTCAACAAGGGTGTAAGTACAGCATTTGCTGTCTTTTGGCTTCTAGTATATGTATTCGTAAACCTGACTTCAGTAAGTTATCTAGGGGCATTGGCTTTGGACAAAATCATGGGAATCCCCTTGCAATATGGTATTATCGGGCTATTGATATTCTCAGGTATCTATTCTATTTACGGAGGTCTGGAAGCGGTGGCTTGGACAGATGTGGTTCAAGTGGTGATTCTTGTAGCAGGCGGTTTGATTACTACATTTCTGGCATTAGATGCTGTAGGTATGGGAGATGGTGTCATTGCGGGTATTGGCAACTTGTATCGAGATGCCAAAGACCACTTTGTCATGATCATGCCCCAGGGTAGAGTCATGGTACCTGATGGCGTCGGGGGAAGCCGAGATGCTTTCCAAGACCTTCCCGGACTTGCTGTTATTCTTGGAGGTATGTGGCTTACAAACCTTGGTTACTGGGGCTTCAACCAGTACATTATCCAAAAAGGCCTTGCTGCCAAAAGTATAGATGAAGCTAAAAAAGGTTTGTTATTTGCAGGTTACCTAAAGCTTCTTATGCCTATAATTGTAGTCATTCCTGGCATTGCAGCTTATGTGCTGATCAATGATTATACCCCTGAACAATTATCTACAATTCTGAACCTTCCAATTGAGCACATTGGTACTATCCAAAAATCGGATGAAGCCTATCCATGGCTCTTAAGGAATTTTATCCCCAATGGAATAAGAGGTTTGGCTTTTGCCGCCCTAGCAGCTGCCATTGTCTCTTCCTTGGCCTCCATGATCAACAGTACCTCGACCATTTTTACCATGGATATTTATAAGGTTTATTTTAAGCCCAAGGCCAACAACCATGAATTGGTAAGAACAGGCAGAATCGTAGCTGTTGTAGCATTGCTCATTGCTATGTTGGTAGCACCTCAGCTTGCTTCTTTAGACCAGGTATTCCAATACATCCAAGAATACACCGGCTATATATATCCTGGCGTGGTAGTTGTTTTTGGCATGGGACTACTTTGGCGACAAGCTACAGCCAATGCAGCCCTTTGGACAGCCATAGCAACCATACCTGCAGGTATTGTCTTTAAAGTCTTTTATCCAGAAATGCCTTTCATCCTTAGAATGGGCTATGTATTTATAATTCTTTGCTTTATCGCCTCTTTGATCAGTTTCTCCGAGAAAAAGAGCTTTATTAATCCTGACCACAAATCAGGGAAACAAGCCGCTAAGACGGTAGCTTCAAGTTACTTCTTTATCATTTTAGGTATCGTTTGTGCTGCCATTGGCTTCGGTTTATTCAATAGCTACGCTTATTTGGGCATTGAAGCTATCTTTATGTTGGCAGTCTTATTTGTAATGCTCGGAGTAATCTTGTATACGAATGTCAAAATGGAAACTGCAGATCCAAAATCATTTAATGTAGATCCAGCTTTGTTCAAGACCACCACCCCTTTTAACCTTGGTGCAGCCGGTATAACATTAATCGTCGGATTGCTTTACTACTTCTTCTGGATGTAA
- a CDS encoding NUDIX domain-containing protein: MIKYSNQTRILTAIDCIIFGFDGSDYKLLLIQRGFAPEKEKWSLMGGFLQPTESLDDAANRILKQLTGLEDVYMEQMHTFSRPDRDPVERTIAVAYVALIDIHKYEKQISDTFHAHWFSMNELPHLIFDHEEMVEMAKTRLRYKAALHPILFELLPKKFTLPHLQAMYESLYETKIDKRNFTRKVLSTNMLIKENDKDKTSSKKGAFYYSINESTYKDQFQTVLNFIPRNEMPGVNE, translated from the coding sequence ATGATCAAATATTCTAATCAAACCAGGATTCTTACAGCCATTGATTGTATTATTTTCGGCTTTGATGGTTCAGATTACAAGCTACTTTTAATACAAAGAGGCTTTGCACCAGAAAAGGAAAAATGGAGTCTTATGGGAGGGTTCCTTCAGCCTACAGAATCACTTGATGATGCTGCCAACAGAATTCTTAAACAGCTGACCGGCCTGGAAGATGTCTACATGGAACAAATGCATACTTTTAGCAGACCTGATCGTGATCCTGTAGAAAGAACCATTGCCGTGGCCTATGTTGCCTTGATCGATATTCATAAGTATGAAAAACAGATCAGCGATACATTCCATGCTCACTGGTTCAGCATGAATGAATTGCCCCACCTTATTTTTGACCATGAAGAAATGGTAGAAATGGCCAAAACAAGGCTCAGGTACAAAGCAGCCCTTCACCCTATCTTGTTTGAGTTGCTACCCAAGAAGTTTACCCTTCCCCACTTACAAGCTATGTATGAAAGTTTGTACGAAACTAAAATTGATAAGAGAAACTTTACTAGAAAAGTACTCTCCACCAATATGTTGATCAAGGAAAACGATAAGGACAAAACCAGTTCGAAAAAGGGTGCATTCTATTACAGCATTAATGAGTCCACCTATAAAGATCAATTTCAAACCGTTTTGAATTTCATCCCTCGAAATGAAATGCCCGGTGTTAATGAGTAA
- a CDS encoding VOC family protein: MKNLLAFLSILLLSSICMSAYSQTKLNHIAVYVEDLKASSDFYGNFLGLTEIEEPFKDGRHTWYDIGGGQLHLIEQLPWTAPTINKINHLCFSMADLDSFIEKLRAHNISFEDWPGEKGKVNIRPDGVKQIYIQDPNGYWIEVNDEH, from the coding sequence ATGAAAAACCTGTTAGCCTTTCTCTCCATTTTATTATTATCAAGTATTTGCATGAGTGCCTATAGTCAAACCAAACTAAACCACATAGCTGTCTATGTAGAAGACTTAAAGGCGAGTTCTGATTTTTACGGCAATTTCTTAGGCTTAACAGAAATAGAAGAACCTTTTAAAGATGGACGGCACACTTGGTACGACATAGGCGGCGGACAACTTCACTTGATAGAACAACTTCCTTGGACAGCTCCTACTATCAATAAAATCAACCACCTTTGCTTTAGCATGGCCGACTTGGATAGCTTTATCGAAAAGCTAAGGGCCCACAATATCTCATTTGAGGATTGGCCTGGAGAAAAGGGCAAGGTCAACATACGCCCTGATGGCGTTAAACAAATCTATATCCAAGACCCAAATGGTTATTGGATTGAAGTAAACGACGAACACTAA
- a CDS encoding S41 family peptidase, whose amino-acid sequence MSEERKTLGSEKEPTKNTKAQIRLPIILALAISAGIWIGATFAEPKTDHNDLKAALYKLQEIITYIDRDYVDTVNTTELVEHGIEKMLEELDPHSSYIPAKDAELAQSQLDGEFDGIGVEFGILRDTIYVVAPLTGGPSEKLGIQSGDQIIKVDGETVAGTGVTNRDVFDLLRGPKGSVVNVAIKRKHQADLLDFAITRDKIPQYSINASYMINDDTGYIKITRFAATTYDEFKQSLEDLKAEGMTKLVLDLQGNPGGYMGAAINIADEILADNALIVSQKGKVNRYNQKAYAMRPGVFEDGSVVVLINEGSASASEIVSGALQDNDRALIVGRRSFGKGLVQMPIDLSDGAELRLTIARYYTPSGRSIQKPYGDNPDEYSMDWINRFEHGEFFSADSIHFNDSLKYQTTKGRTVYGGGGIMPDYFVPMDTTMTSAYVNRLFGTDTHREFILDYLEDNKKKFENMSFETYYNDFEVSDKMLQEVIAIGEKNKVKFDKKAFEKSKAYLKILLKAHMGRNIYDDNAFYKVINDINEIYLQGIKLFDEAEKLAFKQDAVSE is encoded by the coding sequence GTGAGCGAAGAAAGAAAGACTTTAGGTTCCGAGAAAGAACCGACCAAAAACACCAAAGCACAAATTAGACTTCCTATCATTCTGGCCTTGGCTATTTCTGCTGGCATTTGGATAGGAGCTACTTTTGCCGAACCTAAAACTGACCACAATGATCTGAAAGCGGCTTTGTACAAGTTGCAGGAAATCATTACTTATATTGACAGAGATTATGTGGACACTGTCAACACCACCGAATTGGTAGAACACGGCATTGAAAAAATGCTAGAGGAACTGGACCCTCACTCCAGCTATATTCCTGCCAAGGATGCAGAATTGGCCCAATCACAACTGGATGGAGAGTTTGATGGAATTGGCGTGGAATTCGGAATTCTAAGAGACACTATCTATGTCGTGGCGCCTTTGACCGGAGGTCCCTCTGAGAAACTAGGGATACAGTCTGGTGACCAGATCATCAAAGTAGATGGTGAAACCGTGGCCGGAACCGGCGTGACCAATAGAGATGTCTTTGACCTTTTGAGAGGTCCTAAAGGAAGTGTGGTGAATGTGGCTATCAAAAGAAAACATCAAGCGGACCTTTTGGACTTTGCCATTACCCGAGATAAAATCCCACAATACAGCATCAATGCATCGTACATGATCAATGATGACACGGGATATATCAAGATCACCCGTTTCGCCGCTACCACCTATGACGAATTCAAACAGTCATTGGAAGACCTGAAAGCGGAAGGCATGACCAAACTGGTACTTGACCTACAAGGTAACCCAGGTGGTTACATGGGAGCTGCCATCAACATTGCAGATGAAATCCTAGCAGACAATGCATTAATAGTTTCCCAAAAAGGGAAAGTCAATCGCTACAACCAAAAGGCTTATGCCATGAGGCCTGGTGTGTTTGAAGATGGATCAGTGGTTGTTTTGATCAATGAAGGTAGTGCTTCCGCATCAGAGATTGTTTCCGGAGCACTTCAGGATAATGACAGGGCTTTGATTGTAGGGCGAAGATCGTTTGGTAAGGGATTGGTTCAAATGCCAATTGACCTTTCCGATGGTGCGGAATTGAGATTGACCATTGCAAGGTATTACACGCCATCTGGCAGATCTATTCAAAAGCCTTATGGTGACAACCCAGATGAATACAGCATGGACTGGATCAACCGATTTGAGCATGGTGAGTTCTTCAGTGCCGACAGTATTCATTTCAATGATTCCCTGAAATACCAAACCACCAAAGGAAGAACTGTTTATGGTGGCGGAGGAATCATGCCGGATTATTTTGTTCCAATGGACACAACCATGACCAGTGCCTATGTCAATAGGCTATTTGGAACAGATACCCACAGGGAATTTATCTTGGACTACTTGGAAGATAATAAGAAGAAGTTTGAAAACATGTCCTTTGAGACCTATTACAATGACTTTGAGGTTTCCGATAAAATGCTTCAAGAAGTCATCGCTATTGGAGAAAAAAATAAGGTGAAATTTGATAAGAAAGCTTTTGAAAAATCAAAAGCCTATTTAAAGATCCTACTTAAAGCCCATATGGGAAGAAATATTTATGATGACAATGCATTCTATAAGGTCATCAATGACATTAATGAAATTTATCTCCAAGGTATAAAGCTATTTGACGAAGCCGAAAAGCTAGCTTTCAAACAAGACGCAGTGTCTGAATAA
- a CDS encoding hemerythrin domain-containing protein, with translation MPNLPNIQKRSIGELVKENYVFAGVLHYFGISFYRYEQQSLEEVCKAFKINPRQLINELEAWAWRKEPSKEELYLHPIEVLVEYLKNKHHFFLRHELPFLSNMIEGISTNDQYTSLLGDMRLMFPLFVDDFIHHIHEEENTLFNRIKTLQEIESNRFRLEEALKVLGHSPIADLAEEHEVHDDEMEGIRKLTNGYQLDQAAPTAIKVLYHELQNFEKELIIHATIENELLFPKAVELEKEVKRKIISKIRLN, from the coding sequence ATGCCAAATCTTCCAAACATACAGAAACGCTCAATTGGAGAACTTGTAAAGGAAAACTATGTTTTCGCGGGTGTGCTGCATTATTTTGGAATTAGCTTTTATCGTTATGAGCAGCAGTCTTTGGAGGAAGTTTGCAAGGCTTTTAAAATCAACCCTCGACAGCTGATCAATGAATTGGAAGCATGGGCTTGGAGAAAGGAGCCGAGCAAAGAGGAACTTTACTTACATCCCATTGAGGTATTGGTGGAGTATCTCAAAAATAAGCACCATTTCTTTTTGAGACATGAGCTGCCTTTTCTCTCCAATATGATTGAAGGAATTTCCACAAATGATCAATATACTAGCCTTTTGGGAGATATGAGGTTGATGTTTCCCCTTTTTGTGGATGACTTTATCCACCATATCCATGAAGAGGAGAATACGCTTTTTAATCGTATCAAAACGCTTCAGGAAATTGAAAGTAACCGGTTTAGGCTGGAGGAAGCTTTAAAGGTTTTGGGGCATTCACCCATTGCAGATTTGGCAGAAGAACATGAGGTGCACGATGACGAAATGGAAGGTATCCGAAAATTGACCAATGGTTACCAATTGGATCAAGCTGCTCCAACTGCGATCAAAGTGCTTTACCATGAATTACAGAATTTTGAAAAAGAGCTGATCATTCATGCCACCATTGAGAATGAACTTTTGTTTCCAAAAGCTGTTGAGTTGGAGAAAGAGGTGAAAAGGAAGATAATCAGCAAAATAAGATTGAATTAG
- the ruvX gene encoding Holliday junction resolvase RuvX, whose amino-acid sequence MGRILAIDLGTKRTGIAVTDILKITANPLETIRTMDLDKFLKDYFAKEEVEAIVVGFPKSMDGSDTNMTQPTIKLKEKLAAQYADKKVVLVDERFTSKLAMQSMITMGSKKKDRKEKAGNLDKISAAIILQTYLEQI is encoded by the coding sequence ATGGGAAGGATTTTAGCCATTGACTTGGGAACAAAAAGAACTGGCATTGCCGTTACGGACATACTGAAGATTACAGCCAATCCACTTGAAACCATCAGGACAATGGACTTGGACAAATTCCTAAAGGATTATTTTGCCAAGGAAGAGGTGGAAGCCATTGTGGTCGGCTTTCCTAAGTCCATGGACGGTAGTGACACCAATATGACCCAACCAACGATCAAGTTAAAAGAAAAATTGGCCGCGCAATATGCGGACAAGAAGGTGGTGTTGGTCGATGAGCGATTCACTTCCAAGCTGGCCATGCAGAGCATGATCACCATGGGCAGCAAAAAGAAAGACAGAAAAGAAAAGGCCGGAAATCTGGACAAGATCAGCGCGGCAATTATATTACAAACCTATTTAGAGCAAATATGA
- the def gene encoding peptide deformylase: MIYPIVAYGNPILKREAEEINEGEDINGLISDMYDTMDHASGVGLAAPQINKGIRLFVIDSTLMLDEDSEEKGIRRAFINPIILDEYGDDYGFEEGCLSIPDVRAEVIRPEKLTIEYFDENWNLKEEEFSGMTARVIQHEYDHLEGILFVDYLKGLKKRMVKSKLIDVSKGKIPTDYRMVYPVK, translated from the coding sequence ATGATATATCCGATAGTAGCATACGGAAATCCGATATTGAAGAGAGAAGCAGAAGAAATCAACGAAGGAGAAGATATTAATGGCTTGATCTCGGATATGTATGACACCATGGATCATGCAAGTGGCGTGGGCCTTGCTGCCCCCCAAATCAACAAAGGCATTAGGCTTTTTGTGATTGACAGTACCTTGATGCTGGATGAAGACAGTGAGGAGAAAGGCATCAGAAGAGCTTTTATCAACCCAATTATATTGGATGAGTATGGCGATGACTATGGCTTCGAAGAAGGTTGTTTGAGCATACCTGATGTAAGGGCAGAAGTCATTCGCCCAGAGAAATTGACCATCGAATATTTTGATGAAAACTGGAACCTGAAAGAAGAAGAGTTTTCCGGGATGACTGCCAGGGTTATACAACATGAGTATGACCATCTGGAAGGGATACTTTTTGTGGATTATCTGAAAGGCTTAAAAAAGAGAATGGTCAAGAGTAAATTGATAGATGTCAGCAAAGGTAAAATACCTACTGACTATAGGATGGTTTATCCTGTTAAATAA